From Terriglobia bacterium:
CGCTTTCATCGCCGCGACGTCCTGGTTCCGGCGAGAGAGTGCAAGAACATTGTCGATGGGTTGGCGAATCTGGCTAACATCGGCCGAGAGGTGTTCCCATATCTCATACTCACCGGGAAATGTGGTTAGCGGCTCGTACGACTCCGCCGCGGCCCCCATTTCCATTTGCACTTTCGAAAGCCTCTGCTCGATACGCTCCATTTCGGGTGTCGCCGATTCGAAGATATGGGCATCCACCAGAAGACGTTCCTGGTCGATTTCGTGGACGATTCGGGATACGGCTTCGATGCTGACGAGCGCATTTTCGCCGATGGTCCGGTTGCCCGCCTGTACCTTCCGCATGGAAAAGAACACGACAAGATTTCCGAAAGCAAATACGGCGATGATCAGCAGAAATGCCGAAATAAGCCAGATTCTACTGTTCGGAGGAACAATAGATCGCGCTTGCGCCATAAAAGACCTCGCTAAGTCACGATTGCAGACGAATACCGATGAGTCGATTATAGAACGGCCGTTGAAGCCGGCCGGGCGTATTAACAATCATTTACACGCTTGACAATGCTGCCGGTTTCATTTGATTCGAAATCGCTTCATTCCGGAGCTTCCTTGTTTTAGACTCTGAGCAAAATTGCGTTTCAGAGTTTGACAAGGAGCTCGATGTCACGGAATTCGGCTATGCGAATCTTGGTCGCTGGATTTGCGGTTGTCGTTCTGGTCTTCCCCGCAGTGTTCATGCAATCCCAGCAGACCCAAACCTACCGCGCACCCCGAACAAAGGACGGCAAGCCGGACTTGAACGGAGTCTGGCAGGCTGTGAACACTGCCAACTGGGATATTGAGGGGCACGGCGCAGCGCCCGGGCCGATATGGCAACTGGGTGCGGAATTCTCCGAGCCTCCCGGCCTTGGCATCGTGGAAGGCGGTCCGATCCCCTACAAGCCCGAGGCCCTTCAAAAGAAAAAGGACAACTTCGCCGACCGCATGAACCGCGACCCGGAAATCAAATGCTATCTGCCCGGCGTGCCGCGCGCGATGTACATGCCGTACCCGTTCCAGATCATCCAGAGCACCGATCAGATCACGATGGTCTTTGAATATGCGGGCGCGCTTCGGACCATTTACATGAAGCACAGCGATGCGCCGGCGGATTCCTGGATGGGTTGGTCGAACGGCAAATGGGAAGGCGAATCCCTCGTCATCAATACGAGCGATTTCATTGAACAAAGCTGGTTCGACCGGGCCGGTAATTTCCACAGCGATGAGTTGAAGGTTACCGAGCGCCTCACTCCGATCGACAAGGATCACCTGAATTACGAAGCGACCATCGAGGACCCCAAGGTATTCACGCGGCCCTGGAAGATCAGCATGCCGCTGTACCGGATGGTCGAGAAGAATGCCCAGGTACTCGAATATAAATGCGTCGAATTCGCAGAAGATGCAATCTATGGAAAGCTGTACAAGGTACCACTCAAATAAGCATGAGCTGCACGCGCGAAGCGCAAGGCCGAAAGGCCGCTGCCAGGAATCAATGCAAGCGCGATAGCGCGCGCAGCCCTAAATAAGGAGGTTTCATGAACCAGCGATATCTGATGTCGACGGGCGCCGCTGCCCTTGCCATCACTCTTATGGCCGTATGGCCGGCGCCTCCACTGGCCGCCGGCCAGGGAACCCAGGTCCTGAAATCCGGCGAAAAAGCGGTAACGGTTGCCAACAACGGAACGCCGGCCAAGCCATACGTGGCGCCGAAAACCCCTGACGGCGTGCCCGATCTGCAAGGGTATTGGACGAACAATTCCATCACTCCTCTGCAGCGGCCGCAAGGCGTCACCAAGGAGTTCTACACACCGGAAGAATTTGCCGCTGCTGCAAAAAAGCAGGCAGACAGCGATGAAGGACGAATCACCGCCCAGGTGGGCACGGTTAACGATGTGCATTACGACTTCACGCAATTCGGCCTGGATAAGAGCCAGACCGTGCTGAACGGGAATATGCGAACCTCGCTCATCACAAATCCGTCCAATGGGAAAATCCCTCCCGTAACGGAAGAGGGCAAGAAGAGAGCGGCCGCGAAGGTTGCCGCGGCAACCCCGCGAAGCGCGCAATACGATACCGTTAAGAACATTGTGATCGGGTCCCGCTGTATCTACCAGGGCGCAGGCCCGCCGATGCTTCCGCCGGGATACAACCCTGGCTATCAGATTGTTCAGGGTGCAGGGTACGTGATGATTCTCATCGAAGCAGGTCACGAGGTGAGGGTCATTCCCACGGATAACCGGCCGCATGCTCCGGAAGGCGTACGTTCCTGGCTGGGCGACTCTCGAGGACACTGGGAAGGAAACAGCCTGGTCGTCGAGACGAGCAACTTCAACGGCAGGGTTGCCTTCCAGGGATCGAGCGAGAATCTGAAGGTCAGCGAGCGATTCACTCGCACGGATGCCAACACGATCAAATATGAGTTCACGATCAACGATCCCTCAACCTGGGAAACCTCGTGGGGCGGCGAACTGCCTTTTACGAAGATGGACGGTCCGATATTCGAGCATGCGTGCACCGAAGGCAACTACGGCATCATGAATACTCTGGCCGGCGCTCGAGCCGAAGAGAAACGAGCCGCTGCAGCAGCAGCCGCAAAAAAGGGAGGAGCACAGTAAATGCGAACCAAGTTGATCGTCACATTGCTTGGCGTGGGCCTGCTGCTGGCGGTCGTGCCTGCATGGGCTCACCACGCCTTTTCGTCGGAATTTGATATCAACAAACCCCTGACGTTGAAGGGAACTTTCTCAAAGTGGGAAATGATCAATCCCCACTCCTGGTTCCATATCGACGTGAAAAACCCGGACGGCACAGTCACCGAATGGTTGATCGAAGGCGGCAGCCCGAATACATTGATTCGCCTTGGCGTTACCAAGTACACCGTCAAAGTCGGAACGGAGTTGACGATTGAGGCCTACCAGGCCAAGGAAGGCACCAACAAAGCAGTCGGGCGTAACTTCATTCTGGCAGATGGATCGCGGCTCTTCCTGAGCGAGAGCAGCGCCCTCCCCGCCGCCGCCCCGGCGGCTACAGAGAAGAAATAAAAGAGGGTCGCACACCCGAATTCCTGTATTGCGGAATTCGGGTGTGCGACCCCCTTTTATTTCTTATTTCGGCCGGATCGGCGCCGGCTGCGCAAACCGCGACGCCGGAATTACCGTATTCGCCTGGATCTCGCTCAGCTCCGTCGTCCCCTGTCCATCGGTCCACGTCGTAATCCACTTGAACGGCAGCTTGACCCCAGCCACGTCCCGATAATCACTGTAGTCGATCTGGGTCGGGACGCGGCCGACGGCTGTATCCACGTAGCGGACGATGCGGACCAGCAGGCCGGCCTGGTCGAAGTAGAAGTTCACCGGCGGTTGGCGCGGATTGCTTGCCTGCAGCACCTGAACTTCTTTATCGTCGATCGACGTTGCGCCGACGCGCCATTGATTAAACGCTTGTTTCAGTTGCGCCGGGAACGCCACGGCGCCGTCGATCCGGGCGCCTTCCAGATTGCCTCCCGTCAGGGCCAGCAGTCCGACCGGCCGGTCGGGAGAGGCGATCCACCCCGTACGGCCGTCGAAGATCCGAGTACTGTCGCCGAGCACCGTATGCACGACCATCGCGCGTTGATTCGGCGCTCTGGCAAAAACATCCACCGGGACTTTCGTCTGTTCGGTTTCAAAACCGATGAATGTCCCCTTCCCGCTAAAGCTTGTCAGCGCCGCCACACGCTGCGCCCCGCCGAGCGCCTGCATGTATTTGTTGAGAACCTGGTCGACAGAAGGTTCTGCGGAGGCAGGAAGCATAATCGGTTCATTCGGATCGTCCATGTAAGCCGCGTACTGCGCTGCAAGATTGGGCAAAATCTTGGGACGCAAATCGCCTCGATGACACGTATAGCAGGTCACCGATCGGACTCCGCCGAAATTGTCTTTGTTGAGCGCGTTCACCATCAGCATCATCTTGCGGGTGGTCTGTTTGAGCGGCGTATCGTCGGCGAACTTGTCCCAGGAACCCACACTCTGCAACGTGTGGCAATCCACGCAATTGAAGCTGAGTGATGCAGCAAACATTCCCATCGTGTCCATGAATTCGTCGACCGGAATGCCCTTGAGGACCTGGACGTTCTTGAAGACATCTTCGGCCATCTGCGCTTTGGGCGCCTGGCCTGCCTGCCCGAGCGCCCATGCCGAACCCATCAAAGACACTGCGGCAGCGCATGTGACAATAATTCCGACCCTGCATTTCGAAGACATTTGTTGCCTCCCCTGTGTGAACAGCAGAAGTTTAGCCGCCAATTATTTCAATTCAGCTAATTAATTGGCCGGCCCGCGGCCAAGTTCATTTCCCCACCATGTGCGGCAGATCTTTGCTGTTCTCTTCGCAGATGCTCTCGATAAGGTCGGTGTCGGGAATCAACTTCCAGCTGAGTTTCGCGGACCAGGGTTTGGTATATGCCATCGGATCGTCGATCGTCACATCGATATTGATGGTTCCGATCGCCGGACGCGTAAAGCGCTCGACCACCCGAAGCGACTCGGTACCGGGCAGCCCGCGCATGTCGAGCCAGGTTTTGCCGTTCTGACCGATGGTCTCGATAACGAGCGTGTCTCCTTCCCAGCGGCCGACGGAATATCCCATCCAGGTCGGCTCAGCGTCCTTCGGCAATGAGCGCCCATCGGTAAACACCTGTCGATAAATGGTCCTGGATTCATAAAGGAAGATCAGCAGGTCGGGCGCGTGAACCAGTTTGAGGCCGTCCGGGATGTTCTCTTTTTCCGGAATACCGGAGGGCAGGCAGTGTACTCCCGGATGGTCTTTCCCGTTGGTGTCGATCCGATCCTGATAGAGAGCCTTGGCCCCGGGTGTTAGCGGGATGTCTTCCGGCTTCATATCCGCCGCCAGGTTGAGCAGGTGTTTGACATTGTCGGCCGGCATCCAGAAGCCGGACAGATCGACGTGCCCGTCAGCCATTCTGCGCGGCGGAGCTTTCATATCGATTTTCCCATCCGGCGTGCGAGGCATGTTTTTCCAGGGGAAGGGGTCCCATTGAGCACTGGCGAAGGAAGGGAGTATCAAAGTAATCGCTGCCGCAACAAGGCAAATCCGTACCGTCGTTGAAACGATGCCGCTCATGTCCGCTCCTTTTAGTTCGTGACGGCGATTCTAACTCAGTTTGACTTAGGCGGGAAAAGGACGTAACGTGCGCTGAACAGCTTCACAGTGGAGGTTCCCAGATGCGAAAGGCCGTCCTGGTTTCTGCGGCTATCCTGTTATCGATAGCGCTGAGCAGATCCGCCGCTGCGCATCATTCTTTTGCCGCAGAATATGACGCCACGAAACCCATCAAGCTGACGGGTAAAGTCACCAAATTGGAATGGGAAAACCCGCACACCTATTTCTACATCGACGTCAAAGATGCGGCGACCAACCAGGTGGCAAACTGGTCGATTGAACTGGGCAGCCCGAACAGCTTGATGCGGTTGGGCTGGACCCGTAAATCGATGAAGATCGACGATATCGTCACGGTCGAAGGCAGTCTTGCAAAAGACGGAAGCAAGCTGGTGAATGCCCGGACCGTTTCCCTCGCCGGCAGCGGACAGCGCCTGCTTACCGGGTCGAGCGAAGACACGGCAAAATAAGGGGTTTTATTCCCCACTTTGCGTGCGGAAAAGGGCAAACTGTAATATTATTCGCGGGCAAATCTGCAATGGAGTTCGATGAAAAATGCGTATGCCGTTTAAGGCCTTTTTAATCGCCGGCACCACTGCGGCTGGCCTGTGCATCTTCCAAATGACCCCCAAGCCTCAGGCGGCTCAGGCCGCAGCCGGGCAGGCAACTCCCGCTTACCGCGCGCCGCGGACGGCAGACGGCAAACCGAATCTGAACGGGATCTGGCAGGCTTTGAATGAAGCCAATTGGGATCTGGAACCCCATGCCGCCTATCAGGGTTCGCTCCCGGCCACCGGAGCCCAGTTTTCGGTGCCTCCCGGCATCGGGGTGGTGGACGGCGGGACCATCCCCTACAAGCCCGAAGCTTTGGCGCAAAAGAAAGAGAACTTCGCAAATCGCGCGAAACTCGATCCGGAAGTGAAGTGCTACATGGGTGGCGTGCCACGCTCGACATACATGCCCTATCCTTTCCAGGTCATCCAGGGCACCGGCACGATGATGATTACCTACGAATTCGCGGGCGCGGTACGCATCATTAATATGGGTAAACCCACCGAATCGCCGACCGACAGCTGGATGGGCTGGTCGAACGGCCATTGGGAAGGCGACACGCTGGTGATCGACGTCACCGGTTTCAACGATCTGACATGGTTCGATCGCGCCGGAGACTACCATAGCGACATGTTGCATGTGGTCGAGCGCTATACGCCGCGCAGCGCCGATACGCTGATGTACGAAGCTACGATCGAGGACCCGAAAACGTTTTCGCGGCCATGGAAAATCAGCATGCCGCTGTATCGCCGTGTTGAAAAAAATGCGCAAGTTATGGAGTACAAATGCCCGGAATTTGCGGAAGAAGTGATCTACGGGCACCTTCGCAAGCAGACAAGCAAATGAGGACCAAAAGGAGACTTCCTATGAGCAATCGTCATTTCTTATCGCTCTGTGCCCTGACGATCGGCATGATTTTACTGGCGTCCATCGGTGCGGCGGCCCAGGCCAAACCGTTTACGCCGCCGAAAACACCGGACGGGCAGCCCGATCTCCAGGGAATCTGGTCGACTCTGACCAGCGTGCCTCTGGAACGGCCCGCCAATCTCGGCGCCAAAGAAGTCTATACGCCTGAAGACCTCGCGGCTCAGGCTCAACGGGCGGGTGCGCGCGGTGGCGCCCGTGGCGGCGGCCGCGGAGCAGCGCCGGAAGCGGGCAATCTCGCAGTCCACTATGACACGAGCCAGTTCGGATTGGACCGGACGCATGAGGTGGTCGCAACCAGCAACCGCACGTCGCTGATCGTAGGCCCGGAAGGACGAGTGCCGGCGCTGTTGCCTGAAGCCCAGAAGAGGCAAGCCGCCCGCGCTGCTTACAACCGTGAACATCAATGGGATGGCGCCGAATCCCGCCCGCTGGCCGAGCGCTGCATTATCTGGCCGAGCGAAGGTCCGCCGATGCTGGCTCCGGGTTACAACAGCAACCTTCAGATTGTCCAGGGCAAGGGATACGTCGCCATCGTGCAGGAAATGATCCACGACGTTCGCGTCATCCCGACGGATAACAGCGCGCATCTGCCGTCAAATATTCACCTCTATTTCGGTGATTCCCGCGGGCACTGGGATGGCAACACCCTGGTGGTCGACACGACGAACTTCACCGACAAAACCGCTTTCCGCGGCTCCGGTGAAAAACTTCATGTTGTCGAACGGTTCACGCGCACGGCCGACAACGCGATCAAATACGAATTCACGGTTGACGATCCGACGGCCTGGGCAAAGCCCTGGTCCGCCCAAGTCAGCTGGGCGAAAGAAGCCGGGCCGATCTTTGAGTACGCCTGCCAGGAAGGCAACTACGGCATGGCAAACAACCTGAGCGGAGCGCGCGCTACTGAAAAGAAAGCTGCGGAAGCCCCGGTTTCAAAAAAGGCCCAGTAGGGATTAAGGAGAAATGAAATGAAAGCAAGACTCGCCGTACTGCTTGCCGCTGTGGCTTTATTTGCGGCGGCCGTTCCAGTATTCGCCCATCACGCGTTTGCGGCGGAATACGATGCAGCTAAGCGGCTCACATTGAAAGGTACCGTGACGAAGTGGGAACTCGTGAATCCGCATTCGTGGATTCATATGGACGTCACAGGACCGGATGGCAAAGTCACGGAGTGGATGGTCGAAGGCGGAAGCCCCAACTCTCTCCTGCGAAACGGCTTCAATAAAAACTCCCTTCCTGCCGGGACGGAAATCGTCGTCGAAGGCTACCAGGCGAAGGACGGTGCCAATCGCGCGGTCGGCGCCAACCTGACCTATGCCGCAAACGGAAAGCGGTTGTTCCTGGGCGGTTCTGCACCCGGCTCGAACGGTGGTGGCGCGGAAAACCCGTAAGCCGTAACCGAAAGAAACCACAAGAAGCACAAAGGGCACAGGAGACCGGGAATCTCTTGTGCCCTTTGTGCTTCTTGTCTTTCTTTCGGCTGGGGCTAACGGGTCAGAACGGAATTCGACTCCTGCATGGTATTTTCCAACGCTTTCCCGGACCGTATTTGCGAAGCTACCGGAAGCGCCGCAGCAGCGGCCACCAGGTAGCAGGCGCAACCGGCAAACATCGCAACTTGAAAACCTGCCTGTAAGGCGATGAAGACGGTACTCACGGAGCCGATCACTGAAAGGATCCCATTCAGTCCCCAATAAAATGGAGGAGCCGGGAGCGGCCCTCGGCCTGTCTGCTGCAAACCGCGCGGAAACGGAATTCCCATCAACAAACCCAATGGCGCAATGAACAGAGCCGCCATTATCATCCGGCCTCCGAGCGGTAGAGGGAGAAGCGCCGGCACCAATTTCGGGAGAAGCATGGCTTCGATGATTCCCAGTGCAGCAACCCCCAGACAGGCGACCCTCACAGGCACCCAGGCGGAGATTGCGCTGCCTATTCCT
This genomic window contains:
- a CDS encoding MCP four helix bundle domain-containing protein, with the translated sequence MAQARSIVPPNSRIWLISAFLLIIAVFAFGNLVVFFSMRKVQAGNRTIGENALVSIEAVSRIVHEIDQERLLVDAHIFESATPEMERIEQRLSKVQMEMGAAAESYEPLTTFPGEYEIWEHLSADVSQIRQPIDNVLALSRRNQDVAAMKA
- a CDS encoding DUF6152 family protein — its product is MRKAVLVSAAILLSIALSRSAAAHHSFAAEYDATKPIKLTGKVTKLEWENPHTYFYIDVKDAATNQVANWSIELGSPNSLMRLGWTRKSMKIDDIVTVEGSLAKDGSKLVNARTVSLAGSGQRLLTGSSEDTAK
- a CDS encoding DUF6152 family protein produces the protein MRTKLIVTLLGVGLLLAVVPAWAHHAFSSEFDINKPLTLKGTFSKWEMINPHSWFHIDVKNPDGTVTEWLIEGGSPNTLIRLGVTKYTVKVGTELTIEAYQAKEGTNKAVGRNFILADGSRLFLSESSALPAAAPAATEKK
- a CDS encoding photosynthetic reaction center cytochrome c subunit family protein, producing the protein MSSKCRVGIIVTCAAAVSLMGSAWALGQAGQAPKAQMAEDVFKNVQVLKGIPVDEFMDTMGMFAASLSFNCVDCHTLQSVGSWDKFADDTPLKQTTRKMMLMVNALNKDNFGGVRSVTCYTCHRGDLRPKILPNLAAQYAAYMDDPNEPIMLPASAEPSVDQVLNKYMQALGGAQRVAALTSFSGKGTFIGFETEQTKVPVDVFARAPNQRAMVVHTVLGDSTRIFDGRTGWIASPDRPVGLLALTGGNLEGARIDGAVAFPAQLKQAFNQWRVGATSIDDKEVQVLQASNPRQPPVNFYFDQAGLLVRIVRYVDTAVGRVPTQIDYSDYRDVAGVKLPFKWITTWTDGQGTTELSEIQANTVIPASRFAQPAPIRPK
- a CDS encoding DUF6152 family protein, whose product is MKARLAVLLAAVALFAAAVPVFAHHAFAAEYDAAKRLTLKGTVTKWELVNPHSWIHMDVTGPDGKVTEWMVEGGSPNSLLRNGFNKNSLPAGTEIVVEGYQAKDGANRAVGANLTYAANGKRLFLGGSAPGSNGGGAENP